A single region of the Gossypium arboreum isolate Shixiya-1 chromosome 12, ASM2569848v2, whole genome shotgun sequence genome encodes:
- the LOC108477347 gene encoding probable lipid phosphate phosphatase beta → MGSPETTTTSFPSFLKPLITIDASVSLFLHTLFKPIFPIFLLLLLEYSADFRFSFPVSLSLFLASPSFSSLFIPFILGHLLDLALIGLIKLTFRRTRPHYNPNMSPAVRADNFSFPSGHASRVMFLATLFHLIFQNHGGLISDFILRWVKFQPGFFLFGVWVWAILTAISRVLLGRHFLSDVLAGAFVGVLEGIVAFRFLRF, encoded by the coding sequence ATGGGGTCGCCGGAAACAACCACTACATCATTCCCATCTTTCCTGAAGCCCCTAATAACCATAGACGCCTCGGTTTCACTCTTCCTCCACACACTCTTCAAGCCTATCTTCCCAAttttccttctcctcctcctcGAATACTCCGCCGATTTCCGGTTCTCCTTCCCTGTTTCCCTCTCTCTGTTCCTCGCTTCCCCTTCCTTTTCGTCTCTATTCATCCCTTTCATCCTCGGCCACCTCCTCGATCTCGCTTTGATCGGCCTCATCAAACTAACCTTCCGCCGTACCCGTCCTCATTACAACCCAAACATGTCCCCCGCTGTTCGCGCTGATAACTTCTCATTCCCTAGTGGCCACGCTTCAAGGGTTATGTTTTTAGCTACTCTCTTCCACcttatttttcaaaaccacggGGGACTCATTTCGGATTTTATTCTACGGTGGGTTAAATTTCAACCCGGTTTTTTTCTATTTGGCGTATGGGTTTGGGCTATTCTGACTGCTATTTCAAGGGTTTTGCTTGGAAGGCATTTCCTTTCCGACGTTTTGGCCGGGGCGTTTGTTGGGGTGCTTGAAGGGATTGTTGCGTTTCGGTTTTTGAGATTTTAG